The following nucleotide sequence is from Pseudomonas sp. RC10.
TCAGATTGCGTGTGGGACAGCGGCGACGGCTGCGATTGGCGTGTTCGAAGTGTTTTTCGTGTACCCACTCATTGATGGCTTTCCGCTGCTCTGCCTAGTCATCGCACCGGTCATCATGCTCGGTACTTATCTTCTGGCTCGTCCACAATGGGCCGGTTACGGGCTCGGGATGCTGGTGTTCTTCGGGACTAACTCCGTGCCCGCGAACCTCACGATTTATAACCCCTACGGCCTTATCAACGACTATCTGGCCATGGTGTTTGGAATGCTGGTTTGCGCCGTTGCGGGGGCGGTCATTCTGCCACCTAACAGTCCATGGTTATGGCGGCGCCTTGAGCGGGACCTGAGGCGCCAGGTCGTGTTTGCAATACGTGCACCGTTGCAGGCGTTGGCTTCCGGGTTCGATAGTGGCACCCGGGATCTGATGCATCAGGCGAACGGTTTCGCCACGGGCCATCCCGATGTCCAACGGTCGCTGTTGAGATGGACGTTGGTTGTACTCGATGTAGGGCACGCAATCATCGAATTGCGTCGCGAAGAGGCAAAACTCCCCGATTTCCCCTGCTATCGGGAATCCGAGCCATGGCGCCAGTCATTGCGCCTGATGAGCCGCGCTCTGATGAGGCTCTTCGTCAAACCAGGTGCCGGAAATTTACGGCGGTGCCTGGCGGCAGTGGAGCGCTCGATCAACTGCGTTCAAGAAACCACCGAACCCTTCGCTTCACATTTCCAAACGTCGCCCCTGCGCAGAGTTGAAAGCTATCTGCACTTTGTCCGGACCTCGTTGCTTGCGCCGAACACCCCGCTTTCGATCCATCTTCCAGCTCACCCATCGCGAGGAAACCATTATGTTTCATGAACTGGCTATCGGTGGCGTCTACGTCCCGACCTTGACGCTGACCTTTTTCATCGCGGTGGCGATTGCATGGGCGCTGGGAGCAATGGTTGCCCGAAGCAACGTGTACAGATTGTTTTGGCATCCCGCGCTCATGCGGGTGTGTGTATTCACCTGCATTTTCGGCGCTTTGGCGCTCGGCATTTATCGTTGAGATTTTCGCATGAAAAAAATCGTTAGTCTGATCGCAACGCTCATCGTCGTTGCGTTAGCGTTCTGTTTTGGGCGCGTGGTGTGGGTTCACTATGTGGACTCTCCATGGACACGCGACGGGCGTGTCAGGGCGGACGTCATCAGCGTCGCGGCCGATGTGTCTGGTGTTGTCGTGGATGTTCCGGTGCGAGACAACCAACTCGTTCACAAGGGCGATTTGTTGATGCAAATCGATACCGAACATTACCAAATGACGGTCAGGCAGGCTCAGGCATTGGTGTCATCGCGCAAGGCTACATGGGAGATGCGCAAGCTCAACGCCAAGCGCCGCGCTGACATGGACAATCTG
It contains:
- a CDS encoding DUF1656 domain-containing protein — protein: MFHELAIGGVYVPTLTLTFFIAVAIAWALGAMVARSNVYRLFWHPALMRVCVFTCIFGALALGIYR